The Candidatus Baltobacteraceae bacterium DNA window GGGTGGTCGACGTCGCGGGGCGGCACGAATGGGACGCAATCAACGAGGGCTGGCAGCGTAACTCCCGCATCGGCTGGCGTGCCACCGGCGGTCTCAAGCATTTCGGCGAAGTACTGTTTCAGTCGCTCGGCTCCGAAGCGACCTGCGTTTTCGTACGCCTGAAGTACGAGCCGCCTGGCGGCATGGCCGGGAGGTTCGCCGCCGTGATGGGCGTCGCGCGCACCGTGGAGCGTGCCCTGCAGCAGGACCTCGATCGTTTTGCCGAGGTCATCGGCGAGTCGCGCACGCAAGGCGCGGAGCTCGATTGGAACACGATCCGGCGCCGGCGGCTCTACACGATCCGCGGCACGATCGGCCGCGGTAAAGTCATTCCTCTGCGCCCAACGTAGCTAAGCGCGACTAACGCATACGACGGTAGATAGGTTCGTCTTCCGAAACTTCGCGGAAGATGCGTTCGTGTGGCGTTCCCTTGATCGTTTCGTTGGGTCCGAGCGCCAAGAATCCCAGCCGAATGAGGCTGTTGATAAAGAGATTGTGCACGCGGAACTGCAGCGCTTTGTTGAATTGCGTCAAGACGCCGCGAGCGACGATCAAGTGGAACTCGTTGATCGATTTGTCGCTGATCAGATTGTGCTGTGCGAAAATCAGATTCTTGCGAAGCTCGTCGCGCACTACGAGTGCGTGCTCGCCGATTTCGGCGGTTTCCGAGAGGGCCTTGGTGGCGCCGGTCGCGTGATGCGAGGCTTTGATCGCTTCGGCCGATTCGAACTCGAAGATGCCGCGCTTGGCCGCGGTGACGGCGATCTCGCTCGTATCGGTCGCGTAGATCATCGTACGCGACAACAGGCCTTCTTCGTACAAGACGGCCGCTAGGGAGTACGCGTCTTCGCCGCGCGAGCAGTTCGGGACCCAAATCCGGCTGAAGGAGTACGTACGCAGCAGCGGCACGATTTTTGTGCGAAGGAGCGCGAAAAACGCCGGCTCGCGGAAAAGCTGCCCCGGACCGCCCGACATCGCGAAGACGAAGCGCGCGAACGCCGCCGAATCGTGGAGCACGCGCTCCTGCAATCCGGAGATCGTCTTCACCTTTTCGTCGCGCAGCCTTTCGGCGACCCTTCGCTTCAGCGTGGACTGCGAATAATCGCGGTAGTCCAGTCCGCTGAAGCGCAGGATAGCTTCGAGCAGCAGATTGAGCTCGAGGTCGGTTAGGGCGCCGTCGCGCGCGGCGTCTTCGGACTGCCGTCCGGCGTCGCGAGGGCGACGCTCCTGATCGACTACCTGTTCAACCATACACGCAGCAGCGCTACGAGCTGATCGGTATCGACCGGTTTGCTGATGTACTCCGACGCTCCGGCCGCGATGCAGCTGTCGCGATCTTGCCGCATCGCCTTCGCGGTGAGCGCGATGATCGGAAGATCGGCGAACTCGTTGTTGGCGCGGATTCGCCGGATCGTTTCGTAGCCGTCGAGCTCCGGCATCATGATGTCCATCAGCACGATGTCGATTCCCGGCGTCGACTCGAGAATCGAGATGCCTTCCATCCCGCTCTCGGCGCTGAAGACGTTCATATCGTACGACTCCAGCGCGCTGCGCAACGCGAAGATGTTGCGCGTATCGTCGTCGACGATCAGCACGCTCTTGCCGAGAAGCGAGATGACCGGCGGGGCGACGACGTCCACCGCCGCGCGTTTACCTTCGGGCAGCCGCGACTCGACCTGGCGCAGGAAGAACTGCGCTTCGTCCATCAGCCGTTCGGGCGACAACGCATCCTTCACGATGACCGCTTGGCTGAGCTCGTTGAGATGCATCTCCTCTTGATGTGTAAGGTCGCGTCCGGTGTAGACGATGACGGGCACCTTCACGCCGTTGGGCATCGCGCGCATGCGCTTGATGAGCTCCTCGCCGGCGATATCGGGAAGACCGAGGTCGACGACCATGCAGTCGAAACGCTGCTGTTCGATGGCGGTCAGGGCTTCGGCGCCCGTGCGGACCGCCGTCACCGCGACTTCGCCGCTGCCGATGAGATTGACCAGGGCGTTGAGCTGCGTGATGTCGTCTTCGACGACGAGCAGATTCTTCGAACCGTTGGGCGTAAAGCCGAGCAGCGAGTCGAAGGTCTGCATCAGCGCTTCTTCCGTGATGGGTTTCTTGAGGTGAGTGACGGCGCCGGCGTCGAGCGCGCGCTGCCACTGCTCTTCGCCGGAGATGACGTGCACCGGAATATCCGTCGTAAGCGGTTCGGCCTTGAGCTCTTGGAGCAAGCTCCAACCGTCGGCGTCGGGCAAACCGACGTCGAGCGTGATTGCATCGGGCCGGAACTGCCGCGCGAGCGCCAGACCTTGCGCCGCGCTGATCGCGACGATGCCCTTGAAGCCGCGATCTCGCGCCAGACCGAGTAAGATCCGGGCAAAGATCACGTCGTCTTCGATGATGAGCAGCACCCGATCGGACGGATCGATTTGCGACCGGTCGTCTTCGATGCGGCTGTGCGGATGCTCCTCGGCGGCGGCTTTGGGAACCGGACGCATGATGCGCTCTTGCACGCCGCCCGAGATGCCGATGGTGCGTTGCGTGACGGTAGCGATGTTGCGCTCGAGCGGATGGAAGAACGTGAACGAGCTGCCTTGTCCCAGCGTGCTCTCGACCGAAATCTCACCGCCGAGCAGTGCGGCGATTTCGCGGCTGATCGCAAGGCCGAGTCCGGTACCGCCGAACTTCCGCGACGTTCCCATATCGGCTTGCTGGAACGCTTCGAAGATGACGTTGAACTTGTCTTGCGGGATGCCGATGCCGGTGTCGGTGACTTGGAACGCGACCGCGGGACCGGTGATCGTCGAAAGACGGTGATCGCGCAACAGCTTGATGTGGAAGCTGACGCTGCCCTCGGTCGTGAACTTGAACGCGTTGGAGAGCAGGTTTTTGAGAATCTGCTGCACGCGCGTCGGGTCGGTGAGGACCGCTTCGGGAAGATCTTCGTCGCAGCGGATGATGAAGTCGAGGTTCTTGTCGACCGCAATCTGGTTGAACGTGCGCTCGACTTCGTCCTGAATCTGCGAGAAGGTGACTTCCTGAAGGTCGATCGACGTCGTGCCCGACTCGATCTTCGAAAGGTCGAGAATGTCGTTGATCAGGGTCAGCAGGTCGGCGCCGGCGGCCCGGATCGTGCGCGAGTACTCGACTTCCTTGGGCGACATGTTGCCCGACGGATTGTCGGCGAGCTGCTTTGAGAGAATCAGCAAGCTGTTGAGCGGCGTGCGAAGCTCGTGCGACATGTTGGCCAAGAACTGCGACTTGTATTTCGACGTGAGCGCGAGCTGTTCGGCTTTCTTTTCGAGCTCTTGCCGCGCTTCGTCGATTTCGCGCGTACGCCGTTCGACTTCGGCGTTGCGTTCTTGCAGCAGGCGCGCCTTTTCTTCGAGTTCGTCGTTGGTCTGCTGCAGCTCCATCTGTTGGCTTTGCAGTTCGATGGTCAGCGCTTGCGACTGCTTGAGCAGCTCTTCGGTCCGCATCGAGGCCGCAATCGTATTGAGAATGACGCCGATCGATTGGGTGAGCTGCTCGAGGAAGAGCAAGTGCGTTTCGCTGAAGTGCTCGGCCGACGCGAGCTCCATGACGGCTTTGACGTCGCCTTCGAAGAGCACCGGCAGCACGATCAGCGAGACGGGTCGCATCGCCCCCAGTCCGGAGTTGATCGCCATGTAATCGCCGGGCACTTCCGACAGCAGTACGCGGCGCTTTTCGACGACGCACTGGCCGACGAGACCTTCGCCGCCGTGCACGAGACGCTGCGCCGCTTTGCGCCGCGAGAGTGCGTAGCTGGCGATCAAGCGTAAGAGCGGCTCTTCGCCGATCGGCTCGTTGAGATAGAACGCACCGGCTTGCGCGTTGATCAGCGGAGCGATCTCCGACATGATCAGGCGGCTGACCGTCTTGATGTCGCGCTGCCCTTGCAGCATGGCGGTGAAGCGGGCGAGGTTCGATTTGAGCCAGTCTTGCTCGGTGTTCTTTCGCGTCGTGTCGCGGAGATTTTGAATCATCTCGTTGACGTTTTGCGTGAGTTCGCCGACTTCGCCGCGCGCTTCGACTTCAATCGCGCGCGAGAGGTCGCCCTTGGTGACGGCCGTCGCGACTTCACCGATCGCGCGAATCTGCGACGTGAGCTGTGCGGCGAGCTGGTTGACGGAGTCGGTGAGGTCGCGCCACAAGCCGGCCGCGCCGGGAACCTCGGCTTGTCCGCCGAGCTTTCCTTCGAAGCCGACTTCGCGGGCGACGGTCGTGACTTGGTCGGCGAACGTCGCCAGCGTGTCGATCATCCCGTTGATCGTGTCGGCAAGCTGGGCGATTTCGCCCGCAGCTTGCAACGTGAGTTTGCGCTTGAGGTCGCCGTTGGCCACGCCGGTGACGACCTGCGCGATACCGCGGACTTGCGACGTGAGGTTCGACGCCATGAAGTTCACCGAGTCGGTGAGGTCTTTCCACGTGCCGCTGACACCCGGAACGCGCGCCTGACCGCCCAGCTTTCCTTCGGATCCGACTTCACGCGCGACGCGCGTGACTTCCGATGCGAAGGCGTTGAGCTGGTCGACCATCGTGTTGATGGTGTCTTTGAGCTCGAGGATCTCGCCTTTGACGTCGACGGTGATCTTCTTGGACAAGTCGCCGTTGGCGACGGCGGTCGTGACCTTCGCGATGTTACGAACCTGGGACGTGAGGTTCGAGGCCATCGTGTTGACTGAGTCGGTAAGGTCTTTCCAGGTACCGGCAACGCCGCGGACCTGCGCTTGACCACCGAGACGGCCTTCGGAGCCGACTTCGCGCGCGACGCGCGTGACTTCCGATGCGAACGCATTGAGCTGGTCGACCATCGTGTTGATGGTGTCCTTGAGCTCTAAGATTTCGCCGCGAACGTCGACGGTGATCTTCTTGGAAAGATTTCCGTTGGCGACGGCGGTGGTAACGTCGGCGATGTTACGCACCTGTGACGTCAGGTTCGACGCCATGAAGTTGACGGAGTCGGTGAGGTCTTTCCACGTGCCGCTGACGCCCTCGACCTGCGCTTGACCGCCCAGCTTCCCTTCGGAGCCCACTTCGCGGGCGACGCGCGTGACTTCCGACGCGAACGCGTTGAGCTGGTCGACCATCGTGTTGATGGTGTCCTTGAGCTCGAGAATTTCGCCTTTGACGTCGACGGTGATCTTCTTGGAGAGGTCGCCCTTGGCGACGGCGGTCGTGACGTCGGCGATGTTACGCACTTGCGACGTGAGGTTCGACGCCATGAAGTTCACGGAGTCGGTGAGGTCTTTCCAGGTGCCGCTGACGCCTTGGACTTGCGCCTGACCGCCGAGCTTGCCTTCGGAGCCGACTTCGCGCGCGACGCGCGTGACTTCCGACGCGAACGCGTTGAGCTGGTCGACCATCGTGTTGATCGTGCCTTTGAGCTCCAAGATTTCGCCGCGCACGTCGACGGTAATCTTCTTCGAAAGGTCGCCCTTGGCGACCGCGGTGGTAACTTCGGCGATGTTACGAACCTGGTTGGTGAGGTTACCGGCCATCGTGTTGACCGAGTCGGTCAAGTCTTTCCACGTGCCGCCGACGCCTTTGACGACGGCTTGCCCGCCGAGCTTCCCTTCGGAGCCGACTTCGCGTGCAACGCGGGTGACTTCGCCCGCGAAAGCGTTGAGCTGGTCGACCATCGTGTTGATGGTGTTCTTTAACTCCAGGATCTCGCCGCGGACCGGAACGGTAATCTTCTTGGAGAGGTCGCCGTTGGCGACGGCGGTGGTGACTTCGGCGATGTTGCGAACCTGCGACGTCAAGTTCGACGCCATGAAGTTCACGGAGTCGGTGAGGTCTTTCCAGGTACCGCTGACGCCGGCCACGGTCGCTTGACCGCCGAGCTTGCCTTCGGAACCGACTTCGCGCGCGACGCGCGTGACTTCGAACGCGAAGGCGTTGAGCTGGTCGACCATCGTGTTGACGGTGTTCTTGAGCTCTAAGATTTCGCCGCGCACGTCGACGGTGATCTTCTTGGAGAGGTCGCCCTTGGCGACGGCCGTCGTGACGTCGGCGATGTTGCGAACTTGCGACGTGAGGTTCGACGCCATGAAGTTCACGGAGTCGGTGAGGTCTTTCCAGGTGCCGCTGACGCCTTGCACCTCCGCCTGACCGCCGAGCTTGCCTTCGGAGCCGACTTCGCGCGCGACGCGTGTGACTTCCGACGCAAAGGCGTTGAGCTGGTCGACCATCGTGTTGATCGTGTTTTTGAGCTCGAGGATCTCGCCTTTGACGTCGACGGTGATTTTCTTGGAGAGGTCGCCCTTTGCGACGGCCGTCGTAACATCGGCAATGTTACGAACCTGCGACGTGAGGTTCGAGGCCATGAAGTTCACCGAATCGGTGAGATCTTTCCACGTGCCGCTGACGCCCGCGACCTGCGCTTGCCCGCCGAGGCGGCCTTCCGATCCGACTTCGCGCGCTACACGTGTGACTTCGGATGCGAACGCGTTGAGCTGGTCGACCATCGTGTTGATCGTGCCTTTGAGCTCGAGGATTTCGCCCTTGACGTCGACGGTAATCTTCTTTGAAAGGTCGCCTTTAGCGACGGCGGTGGTGACTTCGGCGATGTTCCGAACCTGCGACGTAAGGTTACCGGCCATGGTGTTCACCGAGTCGGTGAGATCTTTCCAGGTTCCCGCGACGCCCGTGACCGCGGCTTGGCCGCCGAGTTTTCCTTCCGAACCGACTTCGCGGGCGACTCGCGTGACCTCCGATGCAAAGCCGTTGAGTTGATCGACCATCGTATTGATCGTGTCTTTGAGTTCGAGAATCTCGCCTTTGACGTCGACGGTGATCTTCTTTGAGAGGTCGCCTTTCGCGACGGCGGTGGTAACGTCGGCAATATTACGGACCTGATTCGTGAGGTTACCGGCCATGGTGTTCACCGAGTCGGTGAGATCTTTCCACGTGCCGGCAACGCCTTTGACGGTCGCCTGACCGCCGAGTTTACCTTCGGAGCCGACCTCGCGCGCGACGCGCGTGACTTCCGATGCGAACGCGTTGAGCTGATCGACCAT harbors:
- a CDS encoding SRPBCC family protein, with the translated sequence MYEHRASTIVPAPVDRVYELFTYFHHYPEFMRHVKTVSYYDDQNTHWVVDVAGRHEWDAINEGWQRNSRIGWRATGGLKHFGEVLFQSLGSEATCVFVRLKYEPPGGMAGRFAAVMGVARTVERALQQDLDRFAEVIGESRTQGAELDWNTIRRRRLYTIRGTIGRGKVIPLRPT
- a CDS encoding CheR family methyltransferase gives rise to the protein MVEQVVDQERRPRDAGRQSEDAARDGALTDLELNLLLEAILRFSGLDYRDYSQSTLKRRVAERLRDEKVKTISGLQERVLHDSAAFARFVFAMSGGPGQLFREPAFFALLRTKIVPLLRTYSFSRIWVPNCSRGEDAYSLAAVLYEEGLLSRTMIYATDTSEIAVTAAKRGIFEFESAEAIKASHHATGATKALSETAEIGEHALVVRDELRKNLIFAQHNLISDKSINEFHLIVARGVLTQFNKALQFRVHNLFINSLIRLGFLALGPNETIKGTPHERIFREVSEDEPIYRRMR
- a CDS encoding HAMP domain-containing protein, with the protein product MPTTAPKREVKTLDNRRLLAALRAFRRGDFTVRLPLDLTGVDAEIAEAFNDCIELNAGLAKELDRVSVVVGREGRIAQRASLGAVGGAWHGYVESVNSLITDLTQPMAEAGRVLGAVANGDLSQSMALEIQGRPLKGEFLRSSRLINTMVDQLNAFASEVTRVAREVGSEGKLGGQAAVKGVAGTWKDLTDSVNTMAGNLTNQVRNIADVTTAVANGDLSRKITVEARGEILELKGTINTMVDQLNAFASEVTRVAREVGSEGKLGGQATVKGVAGTWKDLTDSVNTMAGNLTNQVRNIADVTTAVAKGDLSKKITVDVKGEILELKDTINTMVDQLNGFASEVTRVAREVGSEGKLGGQAAVTGVAGTWKDLTDSVNTMAGNLTSQVRNIAEVTTAVAKGDLSKKITVDVKGEILELKGTINTMVDQLNAFASEVTRVAREVGSEGRLGGQAQVAGVSGTWKDLTDSVNFMASNLTSQVRNIADVTTAVAKGDLSKKITVDVKGEILELKNTINTMVDQLNAFASEVTRVAREVGSEGKLGGQAEVQGVSGTWKDLTDSVNFMASNLTSQVRNIADVTTAVAKGDLSKKITVDVRGEILELKNTVNTMVDQLNAFAFEVTRVAREVGSEGKLGGQATVAGVSGTWKDLTDSVNFMASNLTSQVRNIAEVTTAVANGDLSKKITVPVRGEILELKNTINTMVDQLNAFAGEVTRVAREVGSEGKLGGQAVVKGVGGTWKDLTDSVNTMAGNLTNQVRNIAEVTTAVAKGDLSKKITVDVRGEILELKGTINTMVDQLNAFASEVTRVAREVGSEGKLGGQAQVQGVSGTWKDLTDSVNFMASNLTSQVRNIADVTTAVAKGDLSKKITVDVKGEILELKDTINTMVDQLNAFASEVTRVAREVGSEGKLGGQAQVEGVSGTWKDLTDSVNFMASNLTSQVRNIADVTTAVANGNLSKKITVDVRGEILELKDTINTMVDQLNAFASEVTRVAREVGSEGRLGGQAQVRGVAGTWKDLTDSVNTMASNLTSQVRNIAKVTTAVANGDLSKKITVDVKGEILELKDTINTMVDQLNAFASEVTRVAREVGSEGKLGGQARVPGVSGTWKDLTDSVNFMASNLTSQVRGIAQVVTGVANGDLKRKLTLQAAGEIAQLADTINGMIDTLATFADQVTTVAREVGFEGKLGGQAEVPGAAGLWRDLTDSVNQLAAQLTSQIRAIGEVATAVTKGDLSRAIEVEARGEVGELTQNVNEMIQNLRDTTRKNTEQDWLKSNLARFTAMLQGQRDIKTVSRLIMSEIAPLINAQAGAFYLNEPIGEEPLLRLIASYALSRRKAAQRLVHGGEGLVGQCVVEKRRVLLSEVPGDYMAINSGLGAMRPVSLIVLPVLFEGDVKAVMELASAEHFSETHLLFLEQLTQSIGVILNTIAASMRTEELLKQSQALTIELQSQQMELQQTNDELEEKARLLQERNAEVERRTREIDEARQELEKKAEQLALTSKYKSQFLANMSHELRTPLNSLLILSKQLADNPSGNMSPKEVEYSRTIRAAGADLLTLINDILDLSKIESGTTSIDLQEVTFSQIQDEVERTFNQIAVDKNLDFIIRCDEDLPEAVLTDPTRVQQILKNLLSNAFKFTTEGSVSFHIKLLRDHRLSTITGPAVAFQVTDTGIGIPQDKFNVIFEAFQQADMGTSRKFGGTGLGLAISREIAALLGGEISVESTLGQGSSFTFFHPLERNIATVTQRTIGISGGVQERIMRPVPKAAAEEHPHSRIEDDRSQIDPSDRVLLIIEDDVIFARILLGLARDRGFKGIVAISAAQGLALARQFRPDAITLDVGLPDADGWSLLQELKAEPLTTDIPVHVISGEEQWQRALDAGAVTHLKKPITEEALMQTFDSLLGFTPNGSKNLLVVEDDITQLNALVNLIGSGEVAVTAVRTGAEALTAIEQQRFDCMVVDLGLPDIAGEELIKRMRAMPNGVKVPVIVYTGRDLTHQEEMHLNELSQAVIVKDALSPERLMDEAQFFLRQVESRLPEGKRAAVDVVAPPVISLLGKSVLIVDDDTRNIFALRSALESYDMNVFSAESGMEGISILESTPGIDIVLMDIMMPELDGYETIRRIRANNEFADLPIIALTAKAMRQDRDSCIAAGASEYISKPVDTDQLVALLRVWLNR